The following coding sequences are from one Leptospira mayottensis 200901116 window:
- a CDS encoding metalloenzyme: protein MIFYMFIDGIGFGPDDPKTNPFSRYANSFFLPLAGKPIPENAPRSLKNTIFLKTDASMGIKGLPQSATGQTSLWTGINACKVLQRHLSGFPTFTLKKIISKYSIIRVLEERGFKADLLNCYTPAFSEHVKKNPRHLSASTLIQMASDKPLKGMEDLRQGKGLYMDITHEYLKEFSRGYLEESDELFQIRDPYKTGKSIIRNCKEDSYTLCIYEFFLTDKVGHKMHWEAAQKYIGELEAFLTGVLEELNPEEDQLIVTSDHGNIEDLSVDVHTLNQVPTILYGKYTSQMEKKIRSIVDIPSAIYDVLGIDIELKDEEFIKTE from the coding sequence ATGATCTTTTATATGTTTATCGATGGGATCGGATTCGGACCCGATGATCCGAAAACAAATCCATTTTCCAGATATGCGAATTCGTTCTTTCTACCGCTTGCGGGGAAACCGATTCCGGAGAACGCCCCCCGATCACTTAAAAATACGATTTTCCTAAAAACAGACGCAAGCATGGGAATCAAAGGCCTTCCTCAAAGCGCTACCGGTCAGACTTCTCTTTGGACGGGAATCAACGCTTGTAAGGTACTCCAAAGACATCTAAGTGGATTTCCCACATTTACCCTCAAAAAAATCATTAGCAAATATTCCATCATTCGAGTTTTGGAAGAACGCGGTTTTAAAGCAGATCTTTTGAATTGTTACACTCCCGCATTCAGTGAACACGTGAAAAAAAATCCCCGTCACCTTTCGGCTTCCACTTTAATTCAAATGGCAAGTGATAAGCCCCTCAAGGGAATGGAAGATCTTCGTCAAGGCAAAGGCCTCTACATGGACATTACTCATGAATATCTGAAAGAATTTTCCAGAGGTTATTTGGAGGAGTCCGACGAATTGTTTCAAATTCGAGATCCGTATAAAACTGGGAAGTCCATTATCCGTAATTGCAAAGAGGATAGTTATACTCTTTGCATTTATGAGTTTTTTCTAACGGACAAAGTAGGTCATAAAATGCACTGGGAAGCGGCCCAAAAATACATAGGGGAATTGGAAGCCTTTCTGACCGGAGTATTAGAAGAATTGAATCCGGAAGAAGACCAATTGATCGTAACTTCCGACCATGGAAATATAGAGGATTTAAGCGTGGACGTTCACACACTCAACCAAGTTCCAACGATTCTTTACGGAAAATACACTTCACAGATGGAAAAAAAGATTCGGTCGATTGTGGATATTCCTTCCGCAATCTACGACGTTTTAGGAATCGATATTGAACTCAAGGATGAGGAATTTATAAAAACGGAATGA
- a CDS encoding tetratricopeptide repeat protein, translating to MNRLLFSCLLLIFLAGEIFPDDEHENHSSPIFNLDNSPGNLDTARRRVQITALNTETVNLIRANNLAKASVNIDKIRKLDASSVEYHYLKGSYLYAQGKYPQAEDFLLKAVQIHPSHDPSYYLLGMIFVQKSKWAKSLEYFQKAAELSNYNPFYRINLALAYFETGNFLRAKAEAERAIELKPNFRAAKLLLLKSNFLLGNKADAYSQCVDFVKEGFVSREYMLIYARLVMEIHQNYRKAIEIYTQYGELPFQEKRFLARAYYNIGNYRAAAITYQAIVQLKIAQEEDKIEYIRSLSFIKDYKRLESFVNSWLQEEPEKRSKILEILDVAELLKENDSKVFHMFPSRSPY from the coding sequence ATGAATCGTCTTTTGTTTTCATGTCTGTTATTGATTTTTCTTGCAGGAGAAATTTTTCCGGATGACGAACATGAGAATCATAGTTCTCCCATTTTTAATTTGGATAATTCTCCGGGAAATCTCGACACGGCCCGTCGTAGAGTTCAAATCACCGCTTTGAACACTGAAACTGTAAATCTCATTCGTGCCAACAACCTCGCTAAAGCTTCCGTCAACATAGATAAAATCAGAAAATTGGATGCAAGTTCGGTGGAATACCACTATTTGAAGGGTTCTTATCTTTACGCGCAGGGAAAATATCCTCAGGCGGAAGATTTTCTTTTGAAAGCGGTTCAGATTCATCCGAGTCACGATCCGTCTTATTATCTGTTGGGAATGATCTTTGTTCAAAAATCCAAATGGGCAAAGTCCTTGGAATATTTTCAGAAAGCGGCGGAGCTTTCCAATTATAATCCGTTTTATAGAATCAATTTGGCGTTGGCTTATTTTGAAACCGGAAACTTTCTTCGAGCGAAGGCCGAAGCGGAAAGAGCGATCGAACTCAAACCGAATTTTAGGGCCGCAAAACTTCTTCTTCTGAAATCCAATTTTCTTTTGGGCAATAAGGCGGATGCTTATTCTCAGTGTGTTGATTTCGTTAAGGAAGGATTCGTATCTCGAGAGTATATGCTGATCTATGCGAGACTTGTAATGGAAATTCATCAGAATTATAGAAAGGCGATTGAAATTTACACTCAATACGGAGAACTCCCTTTTCAAGAAAAGCGATTCTTAGCTCGCGCTTATTACAATATAGGAAATTATAGAGCGGCAGCCATAACGTATCAAGCTATCGTTCAGTTGAAAATTGCCCAAGAAGAAGACAAGATCGAATACATTCGTTCTCTTTCTTTTATTAAAGACTATAAAAGACTCGAATCTTTTGTGAATTCCTGGCTTCAAGAAGAACCGGAGAAGAGAAGTAAAATTCTAGAGATTTTGGATGTTGCGGAACTTCTGAAGGAGAACGATTCTAAGGTATTTCACATGTTTCCTTCGCGATCTCCATACTGA
- a CDS encoding LamG-like jellyroll fold domain-containing protein, which yields MGLIPSSKVSFSSAVLLLLLSSFSLFPETKILPLEDLQKNGLELSGKNGNSKTLKLQTKNRSIGSDLYLNFESGDPSNLKDLSGNYKILMSSYLPDSENVFHSKRSARFSGKRTGIKIAHSNSGLLTSKDLTKEFYIGFNFLPGTVEKDATLISKLYETSGNSYGWNLKIVDDKLKAGFYSFFETEEKRFLSLHLTSNTTLKKNQWNRVLLHFNPVDGEIVLYLNGKESARGSIPNNQNLIRIGFHPDDTTSFRIASSYYGWMENFAVFQGKPNSEDSFFSVQDFDPETHTSESKFGTGISPVYKSAYSSSFLEEIQLKAIIPTSSAMELYFRVSPTPFTPNSESPAWISLDLRKLENYKILSLEPDLYRIPLKNSLKKFLGISEDKEDLLPFRYYQWRIKLKADPNGNQTPELKNISLTFRETNPPVRPLGLKVAENGVDDFGPSVCLNWKSNPERDVINGGGYFIHYGIHPDRMVGIIRGTFSPNEVPNKKNRPKHPASDYLDPITGLPSGKNSGNIQEYYNKLSTCVDNRTISLNSEILLEKNQLFLKKGTTYFFRISAYNKFYHFQTGKDQISALSDPVEVYFLSE from the coding sequence ATGGGATTGATTCCAAGTTCTAAAGTCAGCTTTTCTTCTGCTGTTTTACTTCTCCTCCTTTCATCTTTTTCGCTTTTTCCCGAAACCAAAATTCTTCCGCTAGAAGACTTACAAAAAAACGGACTCGAACTTTCGGGAAAAAACGGAAACAGTAAAACTCTAAAATTACAAACTAAGAATCGTAGCATCGGTTCCGATCTTTATTTGAATTTTGAATCCGGAGATCCTTCCAATCTGAAGGATCTATCAGGAAATTATAAAATTCTTATGTCTTCCTATTTGCCAGATTCGGAAAATGTATTTCATTCGAAAAGAAGCGCGCGTTTTTCCGGAAAACGCACCGGAATCAAAATCGCACATTCCAACTCAGGTCTTTTAACCTCCAAAGATCTAACAAAGGAATTTTACATCGGCTTCAACTTTCTTCCAGGAACGGTTGAAAAAGACGCAACTTTAATTTCCAAACTTTACGAAACATCCGGAAATAGTTATGGTTGGAATTTAAAGATCGTAGACGATAAACTCAAAGCGGGATTTTATTCCTTCTTTGAAACGGAAGAAAAACGTTTTCTTTCCCTGCATCTAACTTCTAATACAACTCTGAAAAAGAATCAATGGAATCGAGTTCTTCTCCATTTCAATCCCGTAGACGGAGAAATTGTATTATATCTGAACGGTAAAGAGTCAGCGAGAGGTTCAATCCCAAATAATCAAAATTTGATTCGGATCGGATTTCATCCCGACGATACAACTTCCTTTCGAATCGCCAGTTCGTATTATGGTTGGATGGAAAACTTCGCGGTCTTTCAAGGAAAACCGAATTCAGAAGATTCTTTCTTTTCTGTCCAAGATTTTGATCCTGAAACGCATACTTCCGAATCCAAGTTCGGAACCGGAATCTCTCCCGTTTATAAGAGCGCGTATTCGAGTTCCTTTCTGGAAGAGATTCAGTTGAAAGCAATAATTCCGACTTCTTCTGCAATGGAACTGTATTTCAGAGTATCTCCAACTCCGTTTACTCCTAACTCGGAATCTCCTGCATGGATTAGTCTAGACTTAAGAAAATTAGAAAATTATAAAATACTCTCTCTCGAACCTGACCTCTACAGGATTCCTTTAAAAAATTCCCTTAAAAAGTTTTTAGGGATTTCAGAAGACAAAGAAGACTTGCTTCCATTCCGATATTATCAATGGAGAATTAAACTTAAAGCTGATCCGAACGGAAATCAAACCCCCGAATTAAAAAACATATCCTTAACATTTCGAGAGACTAATCCTCCCGTACGTCCTCTCGGTTTAAAAGTTGCGGAAAATGGAGTAGACGATTTCGGACCGAGCGTATGCCTAAATTGGAAGTCTAATCCGGAAAGAGACGTAATCAATGGTGGTGGTTATTTCATTCATTACGGAATTCATCCGGATCGAATGGTAGGAATTATTCGTGGAACCTTCTCGCCGAACGAAGTACCGAATAAAAAAAACCGCCCAAAACACCCAGCTTCCGACTATCTTGATCCCATCACGGGCCTTCCTTCGGGAAAGAATTCGGGCAATATTCAAGAATATTATAATAAACTTTCAACCTGTGTGGACAATAGAACTATTTCCTTGAACTCGGAAATCCTTTTGGAAAAAAATCAATTGTTTTTAAAGAAAGGAACGACCTACTTTTTTAGGATAAGTGCTTACAACAAGTTCTATCATTTCCAAACTGGAAAAGATCAGATTTCCGCCCTAAGCGATCCCGTCGAAGTTTATTTCTTGAGCGAGTAA
- the flgB gene encoding flagellar basal body rod protein FlgB, producing MFEKTHFMKTQDLLERGMNNSILKRKVISDNIANADVPHFKRSEVIFESMMKRAIESEKIETLKEVPTQISDERHIQFFKPLDYREVQPKANIDYLTTMRADGNNVDVEKEVVEASNSQMQYMIMTERLNQNYRDLKQVMRMA from the coding sequence ATGTTCGAGAAAACCCATTTCATGAAAACCCAGGACCTCCTGGAAAGAGGAATGAATAATTCTATTCTCAAAAGAAAAGTAATTTCGGACAATATCGCAAACGCCGATGTTCCTCATTTCAAAAGATCCGAAGTGATCTTCGAATCGATGATGAAAAGAGCAATCGAGTCCGAGAAAATCGAAACTTTAAAAGAAGTACCGACTCAAATTTCGGATGAGCGCCATATTCAATTTTTCAAACCGTTGGATTATCGAGAGGTCCAGCCGAAAGCAAACATAGATTACTTAACGACCATGAGAGCGGATGGGAATAACGTGGATGTCGAAAAAGAAGTCGTGGAAGCTTCCAATTCTCAAATGCAATACATGATAATGACCGAAAGACTCAATCAGAACTACAGAGACCTAAAACAGGTTATGAGAATGGCTTAA
- the serC gene encoding 3-phosphoserine/phosphohydroxythreonine transaminase, giving the protein MIPNLPSATLSLMYLFQERIYNFGAGPAMLPNEVMEIAAAEFLNYKGSGMSVMEVSHREPLFEDVIKKAEILLRELLDLGDDYSVAFFSGGATLHFSALPLNLLKEGESFDIAHTGIWTKKAWEEGLKFNGVNVIHDATENHFTDTPVLTDANLSGKGKYLHITSNNTIYGSQYPELPKIKQVPLVADMTSELLSRKINVKDFGVIFAGAQKNIGPSGLSLAIIRNDLLGISGRKIPVLLDYSVMVKNQSLYNTPSTYSIYIAKLVFEWLLKLGGIEAIEKVNEQKANLIYDFIDSSSLYMCPVQKRSRSKMNVVFLLKDKNLDSKFLDEAEKNGLHGLGGHRLVGGFRASIYNSMPLAGVQKLVSFMKEFEFKT; this is encoded by the coding sequence TTGATCCCCAACCTCCCTTCTGCAACCCTATCCCTTATGTATCTGTTCCAAGAAAGAATCTATAATTTCGGCGCGGGTCCGGCAATGCTTCCCAACGAAGTGATGGAAATCGCAGCGGCCGAATTCTTAAATTATAAAGGCTCCGGAATGTCCGTTATGGAAGTCAGTCACAGAGAGCCTCTTTTTGAAGATGTGATCAAAAAAGCGGAAATCCTTTTGCGCGAGCTTCTTGATCTTGGAGACGATTACTCCGTCGCATTCTTTTCTGGAGGGGCCACTTTACATTTCTCCGCTTTACCTCTCAATCTTCTGAAAGAAGGAGAAAGTTTCGACATAGCTCACACCGGAATCTGGACAAAAAAAGCTTGGGAAGAAGGCCTTAAATTCAACGGAGTTAACGTTATCCACGACGCAACGGAAAATCATTTCACAGACACTCCGGTATTGACCGACGCAAACCTTTCCGGAAAAGGAAAATACCTTCATATTACTTCTAACAACACAATCTACGGATCTCAATATCCCGAACTCCCTAAAATTAAACAGGTTCCTCTCGTTGCCGATATGACGAGCGAACTCTTATCCCGTAAAATCAACGTGAAAGATTTCGGAGTCATTTTTGCCGGTGCTCAAAAAAATATCGGACCTTCCGGACTCAGTCTTGCAATTATCCGAAACGATCTACTCGGAATTTCAGGAAGAAAAATTCCGGTTCTTTTAGATTATTCCGTGATGGTAAAGAACCAATCTCTCTACAACACTCCTTCCACGTATTCTATTTATATCGCCAAACTCGTTTTTGAGTGGCTCTTAAAGTTAGGCGGAATCGAAGCTATCGAAAAGGTTAACGAGCAAAAAGCAAATTTGATCTACGACTTTATAGACTCTTCGTCCTTATATATGTGCCCGGTTCAAAAAAGATCCCGTTCCAAGATGAACGTCGTATTTCTACTCAAAGACAAGAATTTGGATTCTAAGTTTTTGGATGAAGCGGAAAAGAACGGCTTGCACGGTTTAGGCGGACATAGATTGGTAGGAGGATTTAGAGCTTCGATCTATAATTCCATGCCTCTGGCAGGTGTTCAAAAACTCGTCTCTTTTATGAAGGAATTCGAATTCAAAACTTGA
- the rpiB gene encoding ribose 5-phosphate isomerase B: MKKIGIASDHGGFELKEFLRDSLSRELEIVDYGTKNETSVDYPIVISEACKKVLSKEVEGLIALCGTGIGASIAANRMKGIRAALCHDQFTAEMSKRHNNANVLVLGGRIIGKELALNIVRTWVNTAFEGGRHERRVSQLESLNS; this comes from the coding sequence ATGAAAAAAATCGGAATCGCCTCGGATCATGGAGGCTTTGAACTCAAGGAATTTCTCCGCGATTCTCTTTCCAGAGAATTGGAAATCGTAGACTACGGAACCAAAAACGAAACCTCAGTGGATTATCCGATCGTTATTTCGGAAGCCTGTAAAAAAGTTCTTTCCAAAGAAGTAGAAGGTTTAATCGCTCTTTGTGGAACCGGAATCGGAGCTTCCATTGCCGCAAATCGTATGAAAGGAATCCGTGCCGCACTTTGTCACGATCAGTTCACCGCGGAAATGTCCAAACGCCATAATAACGCAAATGTTCTTGTTTTGGGAGGAAGAATCATCGGTAAGGAACTCGCTCTCAATATCGTCCGTACCTGGGTCAATACCGCTTTCGAAGGTGGTCGTCACGAAAGAAGAGTCAGCCAACTCGAATCTTTAAATTCTTAA
- a CDS encoding LIC10301 family lipoprotein — MFESMKKIFLVSTLILFLFVVCKKKEELILGNWIKVKECSEKGECVSPDKGSHLLILPDGLAKYNNFHLTYKMKEDDINFNLADLAFDLEYRILKVNEKELQLLNKKEDGIEYFVKGEFSELQNEKELEEIKYKKEENQNKQKEISDKELQGLNKGSVKNKTQISKSKREKKQIQEEEEVVKKEEQKFKKVVKKGEDRKSSDNSSNSSKLNDSKSDSGKLGSDSKSSSGEKN; from the coding sequence ATGTTTGAATCTATGAAAAAAATCTTTCTCGTTTCTACTTTGATTCTATTTTTATTTGTCGTTTGTAAAAAAAAGGAAGAGTTGATTTTAGGAAATTGGATAAAAGTCAAAGAATGTTCTGAAAAAGGAGAATGTGTAAGTCCTGATAAAGGAAGTCATCTACTTATTCTTCCTGATGGTCTTGCCAAATACAATAATTTCCATCTTACTTATAAAATGAAAGAGGACGATATTAATTTCAATCTTGCCGATCTTGCATTTGACCTTGAATATAGAATTCTTAAAGTAAACGAGAAAGAATTACAACTCCTCAATAAGAAAGAAGATGGTATTGAATATTTTGTAAAGGGCGAGTTCAGCGAACTTCAGAACGAAAAAGAATTAGAAGAAATCAAATATAAAAAAGAAGAAAATCAAAACAAACAAAAGGAAATTTCCGATAAAGAGCTCCAGGGTCTGAATAAGGGCTCCGTAAAAAACAAAACTCAGATCTCGAAAAGTAAAAGAGAAAAAAAGCAGATCCAAGAAGAGGAGGAAGTCGTAAAAAAAGAAGAGCAGAAGTTTAAAAAAGTCGTTAAGAAGGGAGAAGACAGGAAGAGCAGTGACAATTCTTCGAATTCCTCTAAATTAAATGACTCTAAAAGCGATTCCGGAAAACTTGGAAGCGACAGTAAATCTTCTTCGGGCGAAAAGAATTGA
- the fliE gene encoding flagellar hook-basal body complex protein FliE, which translates to MEINSNSSLWYTYNSGYTGNKPHPLNPKGDNVKVSTTEERHYKDVKQPVSPDYVAESFSEAMKNALTSVNDLQVEADELTQKMVFDPNSVDAHEVMIASEKARVALTFTKTIADGVVRAYRELTSLR; encoded by the coding sequence ATGGAAATCAATTCTAATTCTTCTCTTTGGTATACATATAACTCCGGTTATACGGGAAATAAACCTCATCCTCTCAATCCCAAGGGTGATAACGTAAAAGTATCGACTACAGAGGAAAGACATTACAAAGACGTAAAACAACCGGTTTCTCCCGATTACGTCGCGGAAAGTTTCTCGGAGGCGATGAAGAACGCCCTAACTTCCGTAAACGATCTTCAAGTGGAAGCAGACGAGCTAACTCAAAAGATGGTTTTCGATCCGAATTCCGTAGACGCTCACGAAGTGATGATCGCTTCTGAAAAGGCAAGAGTGGCTCTGACGTTCACAAAGACGATCGCCGACGGAGTGGTCCGCGCTTATAGAGAACTCACCTCCCTAAGATAA
- a CDS encoding tetratricopeptide repeat protein: MNRSIILITGFLFICSGLLIGVYQTTVQDEDSKRMSVLERIKEGEEYLKQTNPSAAEKAVDIFSELSAKEISEEYSFRVKYDMGRALERNQDSLLALGIYRELNQKEGLSRDERSKVAYSMGNLLLQLNRDEEGKGHLEEVLRISADSKFRSNALSAIADYYMKKGNYDLSRKNYVLALQEDPENVKARVRWGKSLRRMGKDWSAYDVYDDYAQAGFYFDPEKEKVTSEFRSGILEKARQLYVRKQYYGAIDTFKKALDMGVSSKAEEQALFYIAESYEAIGKSDSALQYLNRVLGNQDGSLDQTALFRKGTIYFKSGKYEKAAALFQEASDKYPDSPVGRKASAWKKESLDQVEDNLHYKESDKEKSKEDLETERLD; this comes from the coding sequence ATGAATCGCTCTATCATCTTAATTACTGGATTTTTATTTATTTGTTCCGGTCTTTTAATTGGAGTTTATCAGACTACAGTTCAAGACGAGGATTCCAAACGGATGTCGGTTCTTGAAAGAATTAAAGAAGGAGAGGAATACTTAAAACAAACTAATCCTAGTGCGGCTGAAAAAGCAGTGGACATCTTCTCCGAACTTTCCGCGAAAGAGATTTCCGAGGAATATTCATTTCGAGTAAAATACGATATGGGAAGGGCCCTGGAAAGAAACCAAGACAGTCTTTTAGCTCTTGGAATCTATCGTGAATTAAATCAGAAAGAAGGCCTTTCCAGAGACGAACGTTCTAAAGTCGCTTATTCGATGGGAAATCTTCTTTTACAGCTCAATCGAGATGAGGAAGGTAAGGGACACCTTGAGGAAGTTCTCAGAATTTCCGCCGATTCAAAATTTCGTTCTAACGCGTTATCCGCAATTGCGGACTATTATATGAAGAAGGGCAATTACGATCTTTCTCGCAAAAACTATGTTCTTGCATTGCAAGAGGATCCTGAAAATGTAAAGGCGCGCGTTCGCTGGGGAAAATCCCTCCGCAGAATGGGAAAGGATTGGTCCGCATATGATGTATACGATGACTATGCCCAAGCCGGGTTCTATTTTGATCCGGAAAAAGAAAAAGTCACTTCGGAATTTCGAAGCGGAATCTTAGAAAAGGCAAGACAACTTTATGTTCGTAAACAATATTATGGGGCAATCGATACTTTTAAGAAAGCTCTTGATATGGGCGTCAGTTCGAAAGCAGAAGAACAAGCTTTGTTTTATATTGCAGAAAGTTACGAAGCGATCGGTAAATCCGATTCCGCTCTTCAATACCTAAATCGAGTTTTAGGAAATCAAGACGGTTCTTTAGACCAAACGGCTCTTTTCCGCAAAGGTACGATCTATTTCAAAAGTGGGAAATATGAAAAGGCGGCGGCTTTATTTCAAGAAGCTTCGGATAAATATCCGGATTCTCCCGTTGGTAGAAAGGCAAGCGCTTGGAAAAAAGAATCCTTGGATCAAGTGGAAGATAATCTTCATTATAAGGAATCCGACAAAGAGAAAAGCAAAGAGGATTTGGAAACCGAAAGATTGGACTGA
- the flgC gene encoding flagellar basal body rod protein FlgC, translating to MGLFSSINISATGLSAQRLRMDVISNNIANSTTTRNTNGDGPFRRDRVVMTPINLRTRWRSPVYPFGVAPGEGKGVKVMKIEKDMTPLRLVYDPTHPDAIQIGPKKGYVEMPNVNIVTEMTDMISASRSYEANVQMINGSKAMFNKALEIGRA from the coding sequence ATGGGACTTTTTTCATCGATTAATATTTCTGCAACCGGCTTATCCGCCCAAAGACTCCGAATGGATGTTATCTCCAATAACATCGCAAACTCGACCACAACTCGAAATACAAACGGGGATGGTCCATTTAGAAGAGATCGAGTTGTGATGACTCCGATCAATTTGAGGACCAGATGGAGAAGTCCAGTTTACCCGTTTGGAGTCGCTCCCGGAGAAGGCAAGGGCGTGAAGGTGATGAAAATAGAAAAGGACATGACCCCTCTTCGATTGGTTTATGATCCGACGCATCCGGACGCGATTCAAATCGGCCCTAAAAAAGGATATGTGGAAATGCCTAACGTAAACATCGTAACGGAAATGACGGACATGATTTCGGCATCCAGATCCTATGAAGCAAATGTTCAAATGATCAACGGATCCAAAGCGATGTTCAATAAAGCTTTGGAAATAGGTAGAGCTTAA
- a CDS encoding STAS domain-containing protein produces the protein MSETPETIEITPDLTTLFNDYYTFRRMLMDAIDKKPKSIVLNLGNIPMMNSISISSLVWFLKNARSEGISCTISAIHPDLLNTFEILSLKEYLDIR, from the coding sequence ATGTCAGAAACACCTGAAACGATCGAAATCACACCTGATCTTACGACCCTTTTTAATGATTATTATACGTTCAGAAGAATGCTTATGGACGCGATCGATAAAAAACCGAAAAGTATCGTTCTCAACTTGGGAAATATTCCTATGATGAATTCCATTTCAATCAGTTCTCTCGTTTGGTTTTTAAAGAATGCTCGTTCTGAGGGAATTTCCTGTACAATCAGCGCAATTCATCCCGACCTTCTCAATACGTTCGAAATTCTAAGCTTGAAAGAATATTTGGACATTCGATAA
- a CDS encoding P83/100 family protein produces MFRIWFIFVCFGFSLSLFSQDNSKLGEKEIRSSQRVRFINRSSARAGEEVRGTNEKVGLGLADILKKEPDKTHTQGGISVTRIAPEGKKFGADVFAISEDSDYGHVNSIQRILAGFVKSNFGYDDKNSEILATYILYYNAIHRKDKSYIGRKYSNSVIKFVNPNSIGISRRYSEWPGKTQILIPLVEDVLGKDVHTDELEDEVNKELDKKKEGQSEKDKFGDLQNEKNKKELEEVKRRKEENQNKQKEISDKEIKTDKELQELNKDPVKNKTQIAEKKKEKEQIQKEKESVQKEEQKLKEKEKEVVKKDEERKNNKTNSSTSSSSSSSSKSDSKSNSGGSKSGSDNRPSSDNKKSEAELKKELAETKKELEIKKEEEKKKEEFDKNVVGGKILFLKTLKYLDKGHYNNELQVLDPTKDDTIFRGDFNKICGRTFEIVDGKALVIGFEDGHSSNHKLILIDQETLKPTLSAVDNIFWRSPMIVKGDEIYAFEEVEEKYYLSRFGKDLKKQAKSSEEISPNSNVTFYGEKIYVTGKEESSGSIQITVFNKADLKLIKKIKP; encoded by the coding sequence ATGTTCAGAATCTGGTTCATATTTGTATGTTTTGGTTTTTCTTTATCGTTATTTTCTCAGGATAATTCCAAGCTCGGAGAAAAAGAAATTCGATCTTCTCAGAGAGTTCGGTTTATCAATCGATCCTCTGCGAGAGCAGGCGAGGAGGTGCGAGGAACCAACGAGAAAGTAGGTTTAGGTCTTGCGGACATTCTGAAAAAGGAACCCGATAAAACTCATACACAAGGTGGAATTAGCGTGACCAGAATCGCTCCCGAGGGAAAGAAATTCGGAGCGGACGTTTTTGCGATTTCAGAAGATTCTGATTACGGACATGTCAATTCGATTCAAAGAATCCTAGCCGGATTTGTAAAATCTAACTTCGGTTATGACGATAAAAATTCTGAGATTCTCGCCACTTATATTTTATACTACAACGCCATTCATAGGAAAGATAAGAGTTATATCGGAAGAAAATATTCCAATTCCGTAATTAAGTTTGTAAACCCGAATTCCATTGGAATTTCCAGACGTTATTCCGAATGGCCCGGAAAAACTCAGATTTTGATTCCTCTTGTCGAAGACGTTCTTGGTAAGGACGTTCATACAGACGAATTGGAAGACGAGGTCAATAAGGAGTTGGATAAGAAGAAGGAAGGGCAGTCCGAAAAGGATAAGTTTGGTGATCTTCAGAACGAAAAAAACAAGAAAGAATTAGAGGAAGTAAAGCGCAGAAAAGAAGAGAACCAGAACAAACAAAAGGAAATTTCCGATAAGGAAATAAAAACCGATAAGGAACTCCAAGAGCTCAATAAAGATCCGGTAAAAAATAAAACTCAGATTGCAGAAAAGAAAAAAGAAAAAGAACAGATTCAAAAAGAAAAGGAATCCGTTCAGAAAGAAGAGCAAAAGTTAAAAGAAAAGGAAAAAGAGGTCGTTAAAAAAGACGAAGAGAGAAAAAATAATAAAACGAATTCTTCTACTTCTTCCAGCTCCTCAAGTTCCTCTAAATCTGATTCTAAGAGCAATTCCGGTGGTAGTAAATCCGGAAGTGATAACCGACCTTCTTCCGATAACAAAAAATCGGAGGCGGAGTTAAAGAAAGAGCTCGCAGAAACTAAGAAGGAATTGGAAATCAAAAAGGAGGAAGAAAAGAAAAAAGAAGAATTCGATAAAAACGTGGTCGGAGGAAAAATTCTTTTCTTAAAAACTCTGAAATACTTGGATAAAGGACACTATAATAACGAGCTCCAAGTTTTAGATCCTACCAAGGACGACACGATTTTTAGAGGAGACTTCAACAAAATCTGCGGTAGGACTTTTGAGATCGTGGATGGAAAGGCTTTGGTTATAGGCTTTGAAGACGGTCATTCTTCCAATCATAAGTTGATTTTGATCGATCAGGAAACTTTGAAACCGACTCTTTCGGCCGTGGACAATATTTTCTGGAGATCTCCTATGATCGTAAAAGGTGATGAAATCTACGCCTTTGAAGAAGTTGAGGAAAAATATTATCTTTCGCGTTTCGGCAAGGATCTGAAAAAACAGGCCAAGTCTTCGGAAGAGATCAGTCCGAATTCAAACGTCACCTTTTACGGAGAAAAGATCTACGTTACCGGCAAGGAAGAAAGTTCCGGTAGTATTCAGATTACCGTTTTCAACAAAGCGGATCTGAAACTGATTAAGAAGATCAAACCGTAG